In the genome of Pangasianodon hypophthalmus isolate fPanHyp1 chromosome 23, fPanHyp1.pri, whole genome shotgun sequence, one region contains:
- the mrpl24 gene encoding probable 39S ribosomal protein L24, mitochondrial, whose amino-acid sequence MRLTALLSMAAKAAFPRDYRYGTNRPWTVAARRLNPPGKRRRKVFVEPISPEDWSVFRGDVVEILSGKDKGKQGKVTQVFRHRNWVIVEGFNTHYRYIGRSGDYRGTYIGSEAPLLLKDVSLVDPTDRKATETEWRFTEEGEKVRVSVRTGRIIPKPVFQRRDGIIPQQWKDGPKDTSPEDALEKTYTPSLKTLEEEVMEKMNIQEPRRPRRSFWY is encoded by the exons atgcGTCTGACGGCTCTGCTCTCCATGGCGGCGAAGGCTGCGTTTCCCCGGGATTACCGCTACGGGACGAACAGGCCGTGGACGGTGGCGGCGCGGAGACTCAATCCTCcggggaagaggaggaggaaggtgtTCGTGGAGCCGATCAGCCCTGAGGACTGGAGTGTGTTCAGAGGGGACGTG GTGGAGATCCTCTCGGGTAAAGATAAAGGGAAGCAGGGGAAAGTCACTCAGGTGTTTCGCCACCGTAACTGGGTCATCGTCGAGGGGTTCAATACG caCTACAGGTACATCGGCAGGTCTGGAGACTACAGAGGGACGTACATTGGGAGTGAAGCTCCTCTGCTGCTGAAGGACGTCTCACTGGTCGACCCCACAGACAG GAAAGCCACGGAGACGGAGTGGAGGTTCacagaggagggagagaaggTCCGGGTTTCCGTCAGGACGGGGCGGATCATCCCCAAACCCGTCTTTCAGAGGAGGGACGGCATCATACCACAGCAGTGGAAAG atggACCGAAGGACACGTCTCCTGAAGACGCTCTGGAGAAAACGTACACTCCGTCGCTGAAGACTCTGGAGGAGGAAGTGATGGAGAAAATGAACATCCAGGAACCGAGAAGACCCCGAAGAAGCTTCTGGTACTGA